From a region of the Tistrella mobilis genome:
- a CDS encoding PIN domain-containing protein: MILVDTNVISDVMRAVPAAVVLDWFARHEPTELFLSAISKAELRRGAAASPVD; this comes from the coding sequence ATGATTCTGGTCGACACCAATGTCATCTCGGACGTGATGCGCGCCGTCCCCGCGGCTGTGGTCCTGGACTGGTTCGCGCGGCACGAGCCGACGGAGCTTTTCCTCAGCGCCATCAGCAAGGCCGAATTGCGACGGGGGGCTGCTGCCTCTCCGGTTGATTGA
- a CDS encoding acyl-CoA carboxylase subunit beta — translation MSWEADIEELRRRQAMTARMGGEEKVARQHANGKLTVRERIDALLDQGSFREIGSVAGRGSYDADGQLVDLSPANFVFGRGRIDGRPVVVGGDDFTVRGGAADASIHEKQVQCEKLAGEYRQPLIRLVDGTGGGGSVKSYETIGHTYVPANPGWEVVVQNLETIPVVALALGSVAGLGAAKTVASHYSLMVKDISQMFIAGPAVVARAGESLTKEELGGAMIHAKAGAVDDVVESEAEAFERARRFLSYLPSSVDELPPRIAPTDDPERRDDWLIKAVPRERRRVYDMRRIVKSVVDQGSFFEMGKWFGRSAITGLARIDGWPVAVLASDPHFYGGGWTADTAQKVVRFVDLADTFHLPVVHLVDIPGFLIGLDAEKTATIRHGARALSAVYQARVPWCTVVIRRAFGVAGAAMMNHTRARYRFAWPSGDWGSLPMEGGIEVAYRAELDKAPDREAAMAEITDRLEKVRSPFRSAEAFSIEEIIDPRDTRPLLCEFANLAAPLRKPGFRAAGFRP, via the coding sequence ATGAGCTGGGAAGCCGATATCGAGGAACTGCGCCGTCGTCAGGCGATGACCGCGCGGATGGGTGGTGAGGAAAAGGTCGCGCGCCAGCATGCCAACGGCAAGCTGACGGTGCGGGAGCGCATCGACGCCCTGCTGGACCAGGGCAGCTTTCGCGAGATCGGCTCGGTGGCCGGCCGCGGCAGCTATGATGCCGACGGCCAGCTGGTCGATCTGTCGCCGGCCAATTTCGTCTTCGGCCGCGGCCGGATCGACGGCCGGCCGGTGGTGGTGGGCGGCGACGATTTCACCGTCCGCGGCGGTGCGGCCGATGCCTCGATCCACGAAAAGCAGGTGCAGTGCGAAAAGCTGGCCGGGGAATACCGCCAGCCGCTGATCCGCCTGGTCGACGGCACCGGCGGCGGCGGCTCGGTCAAATCCTACGAGACCATCGGCCATACCTATGTCCCCGCCAATCCCGGCTGGGAGGTGGTGGTGCAGAACCTGGAAACCATCCCGGTCGTGGCGCTGGCGCTGGGATCCGTCGCGGGGCTGGGCGCCGCCAAGACGGTGGCGAGCCATTATTCGCTGATGGTGAAGGACATCTCGCAGATGTTCATCGCCGGCCCCGCGGTGGTGGCGCGTGCCGGCGAAAGCCTGACCAAGGAAGAGCTGGGCGGCGCGATGATCCACGCCAAAGCCGGCGCGGTCGACGATGTGGTCGAAAGCGAGGCCGAGGCGTTCGAGCGCGCCCGCCGTTTCCTCTCTTACCTGCCGTCCTCGGTGGACGAACTGCCGCCCCGGATTGCGCCGACCGACGATCCGGAGCGCCGCGACGACTGGCTGATCAAGGCGGTGCCCCGGGAACGCCGCCGGGTCTATGACATGCGCCGGATCGTGAAATCGGTGGTCGACCAGGGCAGTTTCTTCGAGATGGGCAAGTGGTTCGGCCGCTCGGCCATCACCGGCCTCGCCCGGATCGACGGCTGGCCGGTGGCGGTGCTGGCCAGCGACCCGCATTTTTACGGCGGCGGCTGGACGGCCGACACGGCGCAGAAGGTGGTGCGCTTCGTGGACCTTGCCGACACCTTCCACCTGCCGGTGGTGCATCTGGTCGACATCCCGGGCTTCCTGATCGGGCTGGATGCCGAGAAGACCGCCACCATCCGCCACGGCGCCCGGGCGCTGTCGGCGGTGTATCAGGCGCGGGTGCCCTGGTGCACGGTGGTCATCCGCCGCGCCTTCGGCGTGGCCGGCGCGGCAATGATGAACCATACCCGCGCGCGCTATCGCTTTGCCTGGCCCTCGGGCGACTGGGGCTCTCTGCCGATGGAAGGCGGCATCGAGGTGGCCTATCGCGCCGAACTGGACAAGGCCCCCGACCGCGAGGCGGCGATGGCCGAAATCACCGACCGCCTGGAAAAGGTCCGCTCCCCCTTCCGCAGCGCCGAGGCCTTCTCGATCGAGGAAATCATCGACCCCCGCGACACCCGCCCGCTGCTCTGCGAATTCGCCAACCTGGCCGCCCCGCTGCGCAAGCCGGGCTTCAGGGCGGCGGGGTTCAGGCCCTGA
- a CDS encoding fatty acid desaturase, translating into MNTSADLRRDVRQFQAPILYKSLLQVATSFGGFWASCAAMYLLSDISYWLSLALAPLAAGFLVRIFIIQHDCGHWSFFRGRRANDLLGFACSLFTLAPYASWRRQHAGHHGVWNNLDRRQSGADIYSSCLTVAEYNDLSRQRRWWYRITRHPLVANLLLPPLVFLGLYRVPFDAPPTWRRERRAVYVTDAALVAIFGGLGLLLGFGEVASIQLPIMILASIIGVWLFSVQHRAETTRWARERDWDPVSASLQGSTCLRLPAVLQWFTGNIGFHHVHHLNARIPNYRLQECHESIRELHDVPTLSLKAGLGAVRYALWDEQRGRMVTFREAAPRS; encoded by the coding sequence ATGAATACATCAGCGGATCTGCGGCGGGATGTGCGGCAATTCCAGGCGCCGATCTTATACAAAAGCCTCCTCCAGGTGGCGACGTCGTTCGGTGGCTTCTGGGCCAGCTGTGCCGCCATGTATCTCTTAAGCGATATATCCTACTGGCTTTCGCTGGCACTTGCTCCGCTGGCCGCCGGGTTTCTGGTACGCATCTTCATCATTCAGCATGATTGCGGGCACTGGTCGTTTTTTCGCGGGCGCCGTGCAAACGATCTTCTGGGCTTTGCCTGCAGCCTCTTCACGCTGGCACCTTACGCATCCTGGCGCCGTCAGCATGCGGGCCATCACGGCGTGTGGAACAACCTCGACCGCCGGCAGAGCGGCGCCGACATCTATTCGTCCTGCCTCACCGTGGCCGAATACAACGACCTCAGCCGGCAGCGGCGCTGGTGGTACCGGATCACCCGGCATCCGCTGGTCGCCAATCTTCTCCTGCCGCCTTTGGTCTTTCTGGGGCTGTACCGGGTGCCGTTCGATGCACCGCCGACCTGGCGACGCGAGCGTCGGGCGGTCTATGTGACCGATGCGGCGCTGGTCGCGATATTCGGTGGCCTGGGTCTGCTGCTCGGCTTCGGTGAGGTGGCGAGCATACAACTTCCGATCATGATATTGGCGTCGATCATCGGCGTGTGGCTGTTTTCCGTCCAGCATCGGGCCGAGACGACGCGGTGGGCGCGCGAGCGCGACTGGGATCCGGTCTCAGCATCCCTGCAAGGATCGACCTGTCTGCGCCTGCCGGCCGTTCTGCAATGGTTTACCGGGAATATCGGCTTTCATCATGTGCATCATCTGAATGCACGCATCCCCAACTATCGGCTCCAGGAATGTCATGAGTCGATCCGCGAGCTGCATGATGTTCCGACCCTGTCCCTCAAGGCGGGGCTCGGCGCGGTGCGCTATGCCCTGTGGGACGAGCAGCGCGGACGCATGGTCACGTTCCGCGAGGCAGCCCCCCGGTCGTGA
- a CDS encoding helix-turn-helix domain-containing protein: MDIGIHIGTRIRAFREARGLTQAQLAQLMRKNVETISNFERGRVITSIRTLDQLARILNVRIADFFLDTLPAPGELQTMSDSALKVLNGVKLLPEEDVELLAGIVGVMERRRR; encoded by the coding sequence ATGGACATCGGCATTCACATCGGCACACGCATCAGAGCGTTCCGCGAAGCCCGCGGTCTGACGCAGGCGCAGCTTGCCCAATTGATGCGCAAGAACGTCGAAACCATCTCCAATTTCGAACGCGGCCGGGTGATCACCAGCATCCGCACGCTCGACCAGCTCGCCCGCATCCTGAACGTGCGGATCGCCGACTTCTTCCTCGACACCCTGCCCGCCCCCGGCGAACTGCAGACCATGTCCGACAGCGCCCTGAAAGTCCTCAACGGGGTGAAGCTGTTGCCGGAAGAAGATGTGGAACTGCTGGCGGGGATTGTGGGGGTGATGGAGCGGCGGCGGCGCTGA
- a CDS encoding NAD(P)/FAD-dependent oxidoreductase, with product MSATPTDAADGHPARPAAPAGRVVDVLIAGGGPAGAVAAHALAMAGRRAMIADPGRLHPDGRDMKIGEALPGAAAGFFRAAGLPPPDPARHGRVRGTLSAWASDELEATDFLRSPDGPGWRLDRPAFDAALRRAAIDAGAGRRRARVVAVRRESGDTAPDTAPLWRVDVSDGGPPVWARWLIDATGRRAALARQLGAGRLRDDRLIAIFARISVTDGPMADPGFDRTVIEAVPEGWWYAARLPSGAVMAALHTSPATAARILADRPRWHAARLATRHLARLTGHADAGAALDPVAACDAGGTALDLLAGAGWIAAGDAAQAYDPLSAQGLLSAMHAGRQAARAVDAALGGDSSAIPQVVAAQARLRAIYRGRLAAYYAQAAGRFPGAEFWTGRAGQG from the coding sequence GTGTCCGCCACACCGACAGACGCCGCTGACGGCCATCCCGCACGGCCGGCCGCACCCGCCGGCCGTGTGGTCGATGTCCTGATCGCCGGCGGCGGCCCGGCGGGTGCGGTGGCGGCCCATGCGCTGGCCATGGCCGGGCGCCGGGCGATGATCGCCGATCCGGGGCGGCTGCATCCGGATGGGCGGGACATGAAGATCGGCGAGGCCCTGCCCGGGGCCGCCGCCGGCTTCTTCCGGGCGGCCGGCCTGCCGCCGCCCGATCCTGCCCGTCATGGCCGCGTCCGCGGCACCCTCTCCGCCTGGGCCTCCGACGAGCTGGAAGCGACCGATTTCCTGCGCAGCCCCGACGGCCCCGGCTGGCGGCTGGACCGCCCGGCTTTCGATGCCGCGCTGCGCCGGGCGGCGATCGATGCCGGCGCCGGCCGGCGCCGGGCGCGGGTCGTGGCGGTCCGGCGGGAGAGCGGCGATACGGCGCCGGATACGGCCCCCCTCTGGCGGGTCGATGTCTCCGATGGCGGGCCGCCGGTGTGGGCGCGCTGGCTCATCGACGCCACCGGGCGGCGGGCGGCGCTTGCCCGCCAGCTGGGCGCTGGCCGGCTGCGCGACGACCGGCTGATCGCCATCTTCGCGCGGATTTCGGTCACCGACGGGCCGATGGCCGATCCGGGGTTCGACCGCACGGTGATCGAGGCGGTGCCCGAAGGCTGGTGGTATGCGGCACGGCTGCCGTCGGGCGCCGTGATGGCGGCGCTGCACACCAGCCCGGCCACGGCGGCGCGGATCCTGGCCGACCGGCCACGCTGGCATGCGGCCCGGCTCGCCACCCGTCATCTGGCCCGGCTGACCGGCCATGCCGATGCCGGGGCGGCGCTGGATCCGGTTGCCGCCTGCGATGCCGGCGGCACGGCGCTCGATCTTCTGGCGGGGGCCGGCTGGATTGCGGCCGGCGATGCCGCCCAGGCTTATGACCCGCTCTCGGCGCAGGGCCTGCTCTCGGCCATGCATGCCGGCCGCCAGGCGGCCCGCGCGGTGGATGCGGCACTCGGCGGCGACAGCAGCGCCATCCCTCAGGTGGTGGCGGCGCAGGCGCGCCTGCGCGCCATCTATCGCGGCCGCCTGGCCGCCTATTACGCCCAGGCCGCGGGGCGGTTTCCGGGGGCGGAATTCTGGACGGGCCGGGCGGGCCAGGGCTGA
- a CDS encoding LodA/GoxA family CTQ-dependent oxidase, producing the protein MAEIVRAAIHPAIGVARIGDAATAYYIGPEVTTPQPEEPGFYRDEAGALKRQAARFRIYGLDAEGRVVRELTAADADITWTVHPVNRKAAWYQFQAALDIPEAATMAVPRRNPDIPFAERGILVIDPGPRSISGPDVSGGAEHAFDTGKFKDTVVPLGEIRTDDAGRLLFLGGRGASASPSGAPVYRPEDPNSFNNADDWYDDTSDGPVTAAVVLDGRPLPVEPAWVVVAPPNYAPDVISWRTLHDLLTDTYIESGRLPMPDIASFARDIQPVLQRLTGLQWVNKGFAGLFGAGGPMDFTDPALIDKLATPPAGGDDPWMELRRNICNAFRAPHTIACEPSVWPWLYGDAYGSFQSDDPNNYLPMSPTRAALMEMWVEGRFIDDRPSGPAPHSIDQVPLEDQPAMLDKAALHFCIADAFHPGCEVTWPMRHGSMYQAPYRLRHRPAGQPEQDYGKELTQAVALSPGGPVYAQAPGDVTRWMALPWQGDTAFCRSGYDAAYDPYLPSFWPARVPNQVLTAEDYQTVMNEDLPHGQRVAAFQRRASWMRGFTGSVADVMDQMIARFGAQGIVEARPGVQDDPDLPPVIFVESRGAALMKAAFAAAAPAMGPDSDARRAGWESEAQMEEFRSIRVRHTDRRR; encoded by the coding sequence ATGGCAGAGATCGTGCGGGCGGCGATCCACCCGGCAATCGGGGTGGCACGCATCGGCGATGCCGCCACGGCGTATTACATCGGCCCTGAAGTGACCACACCGCAGCCTGAAGAGCCCGGTTTCTATCGCGACGAGGCCGGCGCGCTGAAGCGGCAGGCGGCGCGGTTCCGCATTTATGGCCTCGACGCCGAGGGCCGGGTGGTGCGCGAGCTGACGGCGGCGGATGCCGACATCACCTGGACGGTGCATCCGGTGAACCGCAAGGCGGCCTGGTACCAGTTCCAGGCAGCGCTGGACATTCCCGAGGCGGCGACCATGGCGGTGCCGCGCCGCAACCCCGACATCCCCTTTGCCGAGCGGGGCATTCTGGTGATCGATCCCGGCCCGCGCAGCATCTCGGGACCCGATGTCTCGGGCGGCGCCGAACATGCCTTCGACACCGGAAAGTTCAAGGACACGGTGGTGCCGCTGGGCGAGATCCGGACCGACGATGCCGGGCGGCTGCTGTTCCTGGGCGGGCGCGGGGCCTCGGCCTCGCCCTCGGGGGCGCCGGTCTACCGGCCCGAGGATCCGAACAGCTTCAACAATGCCGACGACTGGTACGACGACACCTCCGACGGGCCGGTGACGGCGGCGGTGGTGCTGGATGGCCGGCCGCTGCCGGTGGAACCGGCCTGGGTGGTGGTGGCGCCGCCGAATTATGCGCCGGACGTGATTTCCTGGCGCACGCTCCACGACCTGTTGACCGACACCTATATTGAAAGCGGCCGGCTGCCGATGCCGGATATCGCCTCCTTCGCCCGCGACATCCAGCCGGTGCTGCAACGGCTGACCGGTCTGCAATGGGTGAACAAGGGCTTTGCCGGGCTGTTCGGCGCCGGCGGGCCGATGGATTTCACCGATCCCGCCCTGATCGACAAGCTGGCGACCCCGCCCGCGGGCGGCGACGACCCGTGGATGGAGCTGCGGCGGAACATCTGCAACGCCTTCCGCGCGCCCCACACCATCGCCTGCGAGCCCAGCGTCTGGCCCTGGCTCTATGGCGACGCCTATGGCTCGTTCCAGTCCGATGATCCGAACAACTACCTGCCGATGTCGCCGACCCGGGCGGCGCTGATGGAAATGTGGGTCGAGGGGCGTTTCATCGACGACCGGCCCTCGGGGCCGGCCCCGCACAGCATCGATCAGGTGCCGCTGGAAGATCAGCCGGCGATGCTCGACAAGGCGGCCCTGCATTTCTGCATCGCCGATGCCTTCCATCCGGGCTGCGAGGTCACCTGGCCGATGCGCCATGGCAGCATGTATCAGGCGCCCTATCGCCTGCGCCATCGCCCGGCCGGCCAGCCGGAGCAGGATTACGGCAAGGAACTGACCCAGGCGGTGGCGCTCAGCCCCGGCGGGCCGGTCTATGCCCAGGCGCCGGGGGATGTGACGCGCTGGATGGCGCTGCCCTGGCAGGGCGACACCGCCTTCTGCCGGTCGGGTTATGACGCGGCTTACGACCCCTATCTGCCGTCCTTCTGGCCGGCGCGGGTGCCGAACCAGGTGCTGACGGCGGAAGACTATCAGACCGTGATGAACGAAGACCTGCCGCATGGCCAGCGGGTGGCGGCCTTCCAGCGCCGGGCCAGCTGGATGCGCGGTTTCACCGGCAGCGTTGCCGATGTGATGGATCAGATGATCGCCCGCTTCGGCGCCCAGGGCATTGTCGAGGCGCGCCCGGGCGTGCAGGATGATCCCGATCTGCCACCGGTGATCTTCGTGGAAAGCCGCGGGGCCGCCCTGATGAAGGCCGCGTTCGCCGCGGCCGCCCCGGCCATGGGGCCCGACAGCGACGCCCGCCGCGCCGGCTGGGAAAGCGAAGCCCAGATGGAGGAGTTCCGGTCGATCCGTGTCCGCCACACCGACAGACGCCGCTGA